From one Lotus japonicus ecotype B-129 chromosome 3, LjGifu_v1.2 genomic stretch:
- the LOC130744310 gene encoding uncharacterized protein LOC130744310 isoform X1 yields the protein MDDANGGAVPPPPPCLVSIAPFSSRRRRLSATFVRQSLPVSPVAWISLQGRLINAEEASSARIIRGGLTSEQALAWDLFPPIHRFLIVAVIGAAVAQSQKNRQIWYLQKSVELRDQVLSSMQQKLDNLCEQVNTSKENSPAAIKDSELKLDDEAFGTEKIKFVDCGCWHCERHSPFFNESMQDASAMRASSGNEVLQYKMPCSNEEQEERRMSDLSDLASSVTSAADIQLNNLAVEQDIYNLKRDCEEKNTTIKELTTQLNYSEVANSKRVTELEDIIRRKNTTITKLKNDLVVLEQKVVQLTRLRRASFSASTSNCSPLPQMRDNLVYDMDSTTSPSSSDTDGSPANKAQDPQVDVIVSNQGSASGIDQIPMPAEVFSSSGRVFERRSKTKSRSISPLKEVSMNRKSNAASSSSSPKQLSARGDLKKSRRRSLNGPKSATALKRWVQ from the exons ATGGACGACGCAAACGGTGGCGCAgtacctccaccaccaccgtgcCTCGTATCTATCGCCCCATTCTCCTCCCGCCGGCGCCGCCTCTCCGCCACCTTCGTGCGGCAGAGCCTCCCTGTCTCGCCAGTGGCATGGATATCCCTCCAGGGACGGCTCATCAACGCCGAAGAAGCCAGCTCGGCGAGAATCATCCGCGGTGGCTTAACCTCCGAACAAGCCCTCGCCTGGGACCTCTTCCCTCCGATCCACCGGTTCCTCATCGTCGCCGTCATAGGCGCCGCCGTCGCTCAGTCGCAGAAAAACCGTCAGATATGGTACCTTCAGAAGTCCGTTGAACTCAGA GACCAGGTGCTATCAAGCATGCAGCAGAAGCTGGACAATCTTTGTGAGCAGGTTAACACTTCTAAAGAAAACTCACCAGCTGCCATCAAGGATAGTGAACTGAAACTGGATGATGAAGCTTTCGGCACCGAGAAGATTAAGTTTGTTGATTGTGGTTGTTGGCATTGCGAACGGCATTCTCCCTTTTTTAATGAATCCATG CAGGATGCCTCTGCTATGAGAGCCTCCAGTGGAAATGAGGTGCTCCAATATAAGATGCCTTGCAGTAATGAAGAGCAAGAGGAGCGAAGAATGTCCGATTTGTCAGACTTAGCTTCAAGTGTGACATCTGCAGCTGATATCCAG TTGAACAACTTGGCTGTAGAACAAGATATTTATAATCTTAAGAGAGACTGTGAAGAGAAGAATACGACAATTAAAGAGCTAACCACTCAGCTGAACTATTCTGAAGTTGCTAATAGCAAG AGGGTTACTGAATTAGAAGACATTATACGAAGGAAGAATACAACAATTACTAAATTGAAGAATGATTTGGTGGTTCTTGAACAAAAG GTTGTGCAACTTACAAGACTCCGTAGAGCCTCCTTCTCTGCTAGTACTTCAAATTGCAGCCCACTGCCGCAAATGAGAGATAACCTCGTTTATGATATGGATAGCACCACTAGTCCCTCATCTTCTGATACAGATGGTTCTCCTGCTAACAAGGCacaagatcctcaagttgatgtCATTGTCTCGAACCAGGGTTCTGCTTCCGGGATTGATCAGATACCTATGCCAGCAGAAGTCTTCAGTTCTTCAGGCAGAGTCTTTGAACGCCGCTCAAAAACAAAATCGCGATCCATTAGTCCTCTTAAAGAGGTTTCAATGAATCGGAAATCTAatgctgcttcttcttcttcaagtcCAAAGCAATTGTCAGCTCGTGGGGACTTGAAAAAGAGTAGAAGACGATCTCTTAATGGACCTAAGAGTGCAACTGCACTTAAGAGATGGGTACAGTAA
- the LOC130744420 gene encoding F-box/kelch-repeat protein KIB1-like — translation MEAAGVGGDAADPMAKPPVLVETVATDDGLSSRELWLRMDGNMVKLTRPDWSMMLSEILEQIWKRMTIPHQAQVSTVCKKWYSSTTNKASIWTPDIPWLLADEDNSSHYRLFSVILGKPFFIPKPFTPMDYYASIIGSCKGWLVIESGDEIFILNLFSKVRIDLPPAMSSKPGIRVSTPLFFTMSTCAMLNPITVAGITFDSNLIWCNIGDKEWKGYISNEKYGNIAFHNDKLYAINKDGNKVDIFRFDNDKDELIHHDTICATIPTVSLSDTFDVYLVESKGNILVVKRYSDTVSIIDKTIGFDIFKVQERSTNGDHSPHLLVNVDSLGDQALFVSDFFCESLSANNCPQLRGNRIYFIGDFENGYQAELGTFLVDEAKIARELIRQSSANSPIWLWPRTFSCFIKVRNKGCILGCPQIQMSVGYRSEVYQ, via the exons ATGGAAGCAGCTGGTGTTGGCGGAGATGCAGCGGATCCGATGGCAAAACCACCAGTGTTGGTGGAAACAGTGGCAACAGACGATGGTCTTAGTAGTAGAGAATTATGGTTGAG GATGGACGGGAATATGGTGAAACTCACAAGACCAGACTGGTCTATGATGCTATCCGAGATCCTAGAGCAGATTTGGAAGAGAATGACAATTCCACATCAAGCTCAAGTAAGCACCGTGTGCAAAAAGTGGTATTCTTCTACCACCAACAAGGCTAGCATTTGGACTCCGGATATCCCTTGGCTCCTTGCTGATGAAGACAACAGTTCACATTATAGGCTTTTCAGTGTCATACTTGGAAAACCCTTCTTTATCCCGAAACCATTCACTCCTATGGATTATTATGCCTCAATTATCGGATCCTGCAAGGGATGGTTAGTCATTGAATCTGGAGATGAAATATTTATTCTgaacctcttttctaaagttCGTATTGATCTCCCTCCAGCTATGAGCTCAAAACCTGGTATTCGCGTGTCAACACCTTTATTTTTCACGATGTCGACGTGTGCCATGTTGAATCCCATCACCGTTGCAGGTATCACATTTGATTCAAACCTAATTTGGTGCAACATTGGAGACAAAGAATGGAAAGGCTACATAAGCAATGAAAAATATGGTAATATTGCATTTCACAATGACAAACTTTATGCCATTAACAAAGATGGTAACAAGGTTGACATATTCCGTTTTGATAATGACAAAGATGAACTCATTCACCATGATACTATATGTGCTACCATCCCAACTGTGAGTCTATCAGATACATTCGATGTTTATTTGGTGGAGTCTAAGGGAAATATTTTGGTTGTCAAGAGATACTCTGACACTGTAAGCATTATTGACAAGACCATTGGCTTTGACATTTTCAAGGTACAAGAAAGAAGTACTAATGGTGATCATTCACCCCATCTGCTTGTCAATGTGGATAGCTTGGGAGATCAAGCCTTGTTTGTCAGTGATTTTTTTTGTGAATCTCTTTCGGCTAACAATTGTCCACAGCTTCGAGGAAACCGCATATACTTCATTGGCGACTTTGAAAACGGTTATCAAGCTGAATTAGGAACCTTTTTGGTTGATGAGGCGAAGATCGCTAGGGAGTTAATTCGTCAGAGTTCCGCCAATTCTCCCATTTGGCTCTGGCCTAG GACGTTTTCATGTTTCATTAAAGTAAGGAATAAAGGGTGCATACTTGGATGCCCACAAATTCAAATGAGTGTAGGCTACAGGAGTGAAGTGTACCAATAA
- the LOC130744310 gene encoding uncharacterized protein LOC130744310 isoform X2, with protein MDDANGGAVPPPPPCLVSIAPFSSRRRRLSATFVRQSLPVSPVAWISLQGRLINAEEASSARIIRGGLTSEQALAWDLFPPIHRFLIVAVIGAAVAQSQKNRQIWYLQKSVELRDQVLSSMQQKLDNLCEQVNTSKENSPAAIKDSELKLDDEAFGTEKIKFVDCGCWHCERHSPFFNESMDASAMRASSGNEVLQYKMPCSNEEQEERRMSDLSDLASSVTSAADIQLNNLAVEQDIYNLKRDCEEKNTTIKELTTQLNYSEVANSKRVTELEDIIRRKNTTITKLKNDLVVLEQKVVQLTRLRRASFSASTSNCSPLPQMRDNLVYDMDSTTSPSSSDTDGSPANKAQDPQVDVIVSNQGSASGIDQIPMPAEVFSSSGRVFERRSKTKSRSISPLKEVSMNRKSNAASSSSSPKQLSARGDLKKSRRRSLNGPKSATALKRWVQ; from the exons ATGGACGACGCAAACGGTGGCGCAgtacctccaccaccaccgtgcCTCGTATCTATCGCCCCATTCTCCTCCCGCCGGCGCCGCCTCTCCGCCACCTTCGTGCGGCAGAGCCTCCCTGTCTCGCCAGTGGCATGGATATCCCTCCAGGGACGGCTCATCAACGCCGAAGAAGCCAGCTCGGCGAGAATCATCCGCGGTGGCTTAACCTCCGAACAAGCCCTCGCCTGGGACCTCTTCCCTCCGATCCACCGGTTCCTCATCGTCGCCGTCATAGGCGCCGCCGTCGCTCAGTCGCAGAAAAACCGTCAGATATGGTACCTTCAGAAGTCCGTTGAACTCAGA GACCAGGTGCTATCAAGCATGCAGCAGAAGCTGGACAATCTTTGTGAGCAGGTTAACACTTCTAAAGAAAACTCACCAGCTGCCATCAAGGATAGTGAACTGAAACTGGATGATGAAGCTTTCGGCACCGAGAAGATTAAGTTTGTTGATTGTGGTTGTTGGCATTGCGAACGGCATTCTCCCTTTTTTAATGAATCCATG GATGCCTCTGCTATGAGAGCCTCCAGTGGAAATGAGGTGCTCCAATATAAGATGCCTTGCAGTAATGAAGAGCAAGAGGAGCGAAGAATGTCCGATTTGTCAGACTTAGCTTCAAGTGTGACATCTGCAGCTGATATCCAG TTGAACAACTTGGCTGTAGAACAAGATATTTATAATCTTAAGAGAGACTGTGAAGAGAAGAATACGACAATTAAAGAGCTAACCACTCAGCTGAACTATTCTGAAGTTGCTAATAGCAAG AGGGTTACTGAATTAGAAGACATTATACGAAGGAAGAATACAACAATTACTAAATTGAAGAATGATTTGGTGGTTCTTGAACAAAAG GTTGTGCAACTTACAAGACTCCGTAGAGCCTCCTTCTCTGCTAGTACTTCAAATTGCAGCCCACTGCCGCAAATGAGAGATAACCTCGTTTATGATATGGATAGCACCACTAGTCCCTCATCTTCTGATACAGATGGTTCTCCTGCTAACAAGGCacaagatcctcaagttgatgtCATTGTCTCGAACCAGGGTTCTGCTTCCGGGATTGATCAGATACCTATGCCAGCAGAAGTCTTCAGTTCTTCAGGCAGAGTCTTTGAACGCCGCTCAAAAACAAAATCGCGATCCATTAGTCCTCTTAAAGAGGTTTCAATGAATCGGAAATCTAatgctgcttcttcttcttcaagtcCAAAGCAATTGTCAGCTCGTGGGGACTTGAAAAAGAGTAGAAGACGATCTCTTAATGGACCTAAGAGTGCAACTGCACTTAAGAGATGGGTACAGTAA